In a single window of the Arthrobacter sp. StoSoilA2 genome:
- a CDS encoding response regulator transcription factor, with protein MSVTALDMGRSAFSERRWSDALDCLARADSEGGLPARDMELVASVAMLLGHDDDGVKYLTRAHEEFLTLGDMAGAARCAAWLVLFLMDIGEPARSSGWMSRAQHLIAEMEEPTEAEGYLLIPSALGSLYGGNPEASHELFGRAFEVGRRFHDRDLMALGQLGLGTARITLGSPDEGLQLLDEVMLSVTAGEVSPIPSGIIYCAVIGSCRLALDVHRAQEWTAALERWCGDRPDMVMFSGQCQSHRAELFILHGAWDEALAAARIAQDRSRRGDPEAAWGAWYQQGEVLRLRGRFDEADAAYAKAGETGFEPLPGLALLRMAQNKTSQAQAMLHRAMSGADPANRCRLLPAVVQVELAAGDVVAAREAANELAAPLHEASRPLERALSAQAEASVLLAEGSAEAALMTARKAWRLWYSLEAPYEAARCRLLAGRACARLGDPDSAAMEFEAAAAEFAELDAAPALAGVLGLKAGAGTVSGGDGSVPTARELTARELEVLRLVADGKANKSIARELYLSEKTVARHVSNILSKLSLPSRVAATKYAFEHHLTN; from the coding sequence ATGTCGGTCACAGCCTTGGATATGGGACGCTCGGCATTCTCCGAGCGTCGTTGGAGCGATGCGCTGGACTGCCTTGCCCGGGCCGATTCCGAAGGTGGCTTGCCTGCCCGGGACATGGAACTGGTGGCATCCGTGGCAATGCTGCTGGGCCATGACGATGACGGAGTGAAGTACCTGACGCGGGCCCACGAGGAATTCCTGACGTTGGGCGACATGGCCGGTGCGGCGCGCTGCGCGGCGTGGCTGGTGCTGTTCCTCATGGACATCGGGGAGCCCGCGCGAAGTTCCGGTTGGATGTCCCGCGCCCAGCATCTGATTGCCGAAATGGAAGAGCCCACCGAAGCGGAGGGCTATCTCCTCATCCCATCCGCCCTGGGTTCCCTTTACGGAGGAAACCCCGAGGCCAGCCACGAGCTGTTTGGCCGGGCCTTTGAAGTGGGCCGGCGTTTCCACGACAGGGATCTCATGGCGTTGGGCCAGCTGGGCCTGGGCACGGCCAGGATTACCCTCGGCTCCCCGGACGAGGGATTGCAGCTCCTCGATGAAGTGATGTTGTCCGTCACCGCCGGTGAGGTCTCGCCCATACCTTCCGGGATCATCTACTGTGCGGTGATTGGAAGTTGCAGGCTCGCTTTAGATGTCCACCGCGCCCAGGAATGGACAGCAGCCTTGGAGCGGTGGTGCGGAGACCGGCCGGACATGGTGATGTTCAGTGGGCAATGCCAATCGCACCGCGCAGAGCTGTTCATCCTGCATGGCGCCTGGGACGAGGCCTTGGCTGCGGCCCGCATCGCCCAGGACCGTTCGCGTCGGGGCGATCCGGAAGCGGCCTGGGGAGCTTGGTACCAACAGGGGGAAGTCCTCCGCCTCAGGGGCAGGTTTGACGAGGCCGACGCAGCCTACGCCAAGGCCGGGGAGACGGGCTTTGAGCCATTGCCCGGCCTTGCGCTTCTACGTATGGCCCAGAACAAAACGTCCCAGGCGCAGGCCATGTTGCACCGTGCGATGTCCGGAGCGGATCCGGCCAACCGCTGCAGGCTGCTTCCGGCGGTGGTCCAGGTGGAGCTTGCGGCGGGGGACGTCGTCGCAGCCCGAGAGGCCGCGAATGAACTCGCAGCACCGCTCCACGAAGCCAGCCGCCCCTTGGAACGAGCGCTATCAGCCCAGGCGGAAGCGAGCGTTCTCTTGGCCGAGGGGAGTGCCGAAGCCGCACTGATGACCGCCCGGAAGGCTTGGCGGCTTTGGTACAGCCTCGAGGCTCCGTATGAGGCTGCCCGGTGCCGGTTGTTGGCCGGTCGTGCGTGTGCCCGGCTGGGCGACCCCGACTCTGCCGCCATGGAATTCGAAGCGGCCGCAGCCGAGTTCGCAGAACTCGACGCAGCGCCTGCCCTGGCCGGGGTGCTGGGTCTCAAGGCGGGAGCCGGAACGGTGAGTGGCGGCGATGGTTCCGTGCCCACTGCCCGTGAACTGACTGCCCGTGAACTTGAAGTCCTGAGGCTTGTCGCCGACGGAAAAGCCAACAAGTCCATTGCCCGGGAACTGTATCTCAGTGAAAAGACCGTTGCCCGCCACGTCAGCAATATCCTCAGCAAGCTCTCCTTGCCATCCAGGGTTGCTGCCACCAAATACGCGTTTGAGCACCACTTAACCAACTGA
- a CDS encoding NAD(P)-binding domain-containing protein gives MKKASHPQFDTVIVGGGQAGLALGYWLAKGHHDFVILDENARTGDSWRQRWDSLRLFTPAKYDGLPGMPFPGDRLAFPSKNELADYLEGYAQRFSLPVVPGVHVDGVTQEGDRFLVSSGDRSWTANNVVVATGGYRLPKRPAFANELDPAIVQLHSQEYKNPGQLQPGPVLVVGLGNSGAEIALEASRTHTTLLAGKASGEIPVRHGRAAARFVLPVIRFAGLHVLTLNTPVGRKVAPAFKMMAAPLIRTRTKELREAKVELLPRIAGVKQGKPLLEEGRTLDVANVIWCTGYREDYSWLKLPYQDGEGAPAHKRGVVESVPGLYFIGQEFLFAAVSATLPGVGRDARYLAQRITVDRQLTVGRRPALI, from the coding sequence ATGAAAAAAGCTAGTCACCCACAGTTCGATACCGTGATCGTAGGCGGTGGCCAGGCCGGCTTGGCGCTCGGCTATTGGCTGGCCAAAGGGCACCACGACTTCGTCATCCTCGACGAGAACGCCAGGACCGGCGATTCGTGGCGCCAGCGGTGGGATTCGCTCCGACTCTTCACCCCGGCCAAGTACGACGGTTTGCCGGGCATGCCGTTCCCAGGGGACCGCCTGGCGTTCCCCAGCAAGAATGAGTTGGCGGACTACCTGGAAGGTTATGCACAGCGGTTCAGTCTTCCGGTGGTGCCCGGGGTCCATGTTGATGGAGTGACACAAGAGGGTGATCGCTTCCTTGTGAGCTCCGGTGACAGGTCCTGGACCGCCAACAACGTAGTGGTTGCCACCGGCGGGTATCGCCTGCCCAAGCGGCCGGCATTCGCGAATGAGCTGGATCCGGCCATCGTGCAGCTTCACTCGCAGGAATACAAGAATCCCGGGCAACTCCAACCTGGACCAGTGCTCGTTGTCGGGCTCGGCAATTCCGGCGCGGAGATTGCCCTCGAAGCCAGCAGGACCCACACCACGTTGTTGGCGGGCAAAGCCAGTGGCGAAATCCCTGTTCGCCATGGACGCGCTGCAGCCCGGTTTGTTCTGCCTGTTATCCGGTTCGCAGGCCTTCACGTCCTGACGCTCAACACACCGGTTGGCCGGAAAGTGGCGCCGGCATTCAAGATGATGGCGGCACCTTTGATCCGAACACGTACCAAGGAACTGCGTGAGGCGAAGGTGGAACTGCTGCCAAGGATAGCCGGCGTAAAGCAGGGCAAACCGTTACTGGAAGAGGGCCGGACGCTGGATGTGGCGAACGTCATTTGGTGTACCGGATACCGGGAGGACTACTCGTGGCTGAAGCTCCCGTACCAGGACGGAGAGGGGGCGCCGGCCCACAAGAGGGGAGTAGTGGAATCTGTCCCTGGACTCTATTTCATCGGCCAGGAGTTCCTGTTCGCTGCAGTCTCGGCAACGCTTCCAGGAGTTGGCCGGGATGCCCGTTATCTGGCACAACGAATCACAGTCGACCGGCAGCTGACGGTGGGGCGTCGGCCGGCCTTGATCTAG